The Streptomyces sp. Je 1-332 genome has a window encoding:
- a CDS encoding epoxide hydrolase family protein, whose amino-acid sequence MQTFRISTTEEALADLRERLARTRFREDLPGESWDRGTPQPWLRQLVEHWLHRYDWRRTEAELNALPQVIGDVAGLRVHAFVVCSRHEDATPLLLCHGWPGSVVEFLDCVPALTDPVAHGGRAEDAFHVVLPSMPGFGLSGPTSVAGADVVAIADAFAALMGELGYSRFVAQGGDWGAFVVRQLGLAHADRLLGAHINFPWAVPPPGIEDPEAEATPAEREALERNTRVYGADNGYYIQQATRPHSVGAALEDSPAGLAAWLLEKFHTWSDTREGLPFTLDRLLDNTMLYWLTGTATSSARLYAESAAYGSDARVWGRRVDVPTGIALYPREKTRAPRRWSERQWNVVHWAEQPRGGHFAAFEQPGLFTADLRDFARKLR is encoded by the coding sequence ATGCAGACGTTCCGGATCTCCACGACCGAAGAGGCACTCGCCGACTTGCGCGAACGACTCGCGCGCACCCGGTTTCGCGAGGATCTGCCCGGTGAGAGCTGGGACCGGGGGACGCCGCAGCCCTGGCTGCGGCAACTCGTCGAGCACTGGTTGCACCGCTACGACTGGCGCCGCACCGAGGCGGAACTGAACGCCCTGCCTCAGGTCATCGGCGACGTTGCAGGGCTGCGAGTGCACGCCTTCGTGGTGTGCTCACGGCATGAGGACGCCACGCCACTGCTGCTGTGCCACGGCTGGCCGGGATCCGTGGTGGAGTTCCTCGACTGTGTGCCCGCGCTGACCGACCCCGTCGCGCACGGCGGGCGCGCCGAGGACGCCTTTCACGTGGTGCTGCCTTCGATGCCCGGTTTCGGACTGTCCGGGCCGACCTCAGTTGCCGGCGCCGATGTGGTCGCCATTGCCGACGCCTTCGCCGCTCTGATGGGCGAGCTCGGCTACTCCCGCTTCGTGGCCCAGGGCGGGGACTGGGGAGCCTTCGTAGTGCGTCAGTTGGGTCTGGCGCACGCCGACCGGCTGCTGGGAGCGCACATCAACTTCCCCTGGGCGGTGCCCCCGCCGGGCATCGAGGACCCTGAGGCCGAGGCGACACCGGCTGAACGCGAGGCGCTGGAACGCAACACCAGGGTGTACGGCGCGGACAACGGCTACTACATCCAGCAGGCCACCCGGCCGCACAGCGTCGGCGCGGCGCTTGAGGATTCACCGGCAGGGCTGGCGGCCTGGCTGCTGGAGAAGTTCCACACCTGGTCCGACACCCGCGAGGGGCTGCCCTTCACGCTCGACCGGCTGCTGGACAACACCATGCTCTACTGGCTCACCGGAACTGCCACATCGTCCGCCCGTCTGTATGCGGAGTCGGCGGCGTACGGCTCCGACGCGCGAGTATGGGGCCGCAGGGTGGACGTGCCCACCGGCATCGCGCTCTATCCACGGGAGAAGACCCGGGCTCCGCGCCGGTGGAGCGAACGCCAGTGGAACGTGGTGCACTGGGCGGAACAGCCTCGCGGCGGCCATTTCGCGGCCTTCGAGCAGCCTGGCCTCTTCACCGCCGACCTGCGGGATTTCGCCCGAAAGCTGCGCTGA
- a CDS encoding MFS transporter, with the protein MSTRDEREGVTPTESRREQKFPGLWANPNYRIFLVIQTLSALGDSFSYVAIPLLVLQSTGSVVQMGLVTGLTGVASIITGLFAGVIVDRLDRRRVLMAADWARCLLFALIPLVWLFATPMWLIYAVVPAAGAFMMLFRVTYVTVVPAIVEPGQITKANGHLFGTYAAASAGGPALAGFIASAFSPAAAIGFDSATFALSAIGILFVKIRSARRNTTDTGDEKASVRGEFLAGLRFLWAHPVLRPLTALLSLLTFLTYGLTDLIIFLVKEDLGRPDSTVGFVLSAGTLGTCLASFAVARVRERLGFGVSWIGAFVLCGTAVLCLGLSESVVVVGVLAAAMLFCTSVAGTCSMSLRQEVTPSHLLGRVTAAFWTTHSALGPLGAAAVTAAAAGVGVTATCLGIGVTVVCVALAGVLTGVGKSRPGRSAVQGV; encoded by the coding sequence GTGTCTACACGTGATGAACGGGAAGGCGTGACGCCGACTGAGAGCAGGAGGGAACAGAAATTTCCCGGCTTATGGGCCAATCCCAACTACCGGATATTTCTGGTCATCCAGACGCTGTCGGCTCTCGGGGATTCCTTCTCCTATGTAGCGATCCCACTCCTGGTCCTGCAAAGCACCGGATCGGTCGTGCAGATGGGCCTCGTCACCGGCCTGACGGGCGTGGCCTCAATCATCACCGGATTGTTCGCCGGGGTGATCGTCGACCGGCTCGACCGGCGCAGAGTCCTCATGGCAGCCGACTGGGCGCGTTGTCTGCTGTTCGCTCTCATCCCGCTGGTCTGGCTCTTCGCTACCCCGATGTGGTTGATCTACGCGGTGGTGCCGGCCGCAGGCGCGTTCATGATGCTGTTCCGAGTGACCTATGTGACGGTCGTGCCCGCCATCGTCGAGCCAGGTCAGATCACCAAGGCCAACGGTCATCTGTTCGGCACCTACGCGGCTGCCAGCGCGGGAGGCCCGGCGTTGGCGGGCTTCATAGCCTCCGCCTTCAGCCCAGCTGCAGCCATCGGCTTCGACTCCGCCACCTTCGCGCTCTCCGCCATCGGCATACTCTTCGTAAAGATCCGATCTGCCCGACGGAACACCACTGACACTGGGGACGAAAAAGCCAGTGTGCGTGGCGAATTCCTCGCCGGTCTACGGTTTTTGTGGGCCCATCCGGTACTACGCCCGCTGACCGCGCTGCTCTCCCTGCTGACCTTTCTCACGTACGGGCTCACCGATCTCATCATCTTCCTCGTCAAGGAGGATCTCGGGCGCCCCGACAGCACCGTCGGCTTCGTCCTGAGCGCCGGGACTCTCGGCACCTGTCTGGCATCCTTCGCCGTCGCGCGAGTTCGCGAACGCCTCGGCTTCGGCGTCAGCTGGATCGGAGCCTTCGTGCTGTGTGGGACCGCCGTGCTGTGCCTGGGCCTGTCGGAGAGCGTCGTCGTGGTCGGGGTGCTCGCTGCCGCGATGCTGTTCTGTACCAGCGTCGCGGGCACTTGTTCCATGTCTCTGCGCCAGGAGGTCACCCCCAGCCATCTCTTGGGACGGGTGACTGCCGCGTTCTGGACGACCCACTCCGCACTCGGCCCGCTGGGAGCTGCCGCGGTCACGGCCGCGGCAGCCGGGGTCGGTGTCACCGCGACGTGCCTGGGGATCGGCGTCACCGTGGTGTGCGTCGCCCTGGCCGGAGTTCTGACGGGTGTCGGGAAAAGTCGCCCAGGTCGATCGGCTGTGCAGGGCGTGTGA
- a CDS encoding SH3 domain-containing protein: MNVPKTCRAVRAKSDAFAKPVMLAKKTKPLMYTGQAAVKANAAPGSHQVVVGGIGCGKWVAKGTFTVPAAPNSKVVKGTVTSKAGLFVRRQPTSNSPATGTYRYRQTIALVCKKAGQPVAGNRTWYRVNVPKGWVTARYVKAQGFVPNCK, from the coding sequence GTGAACGTCCCCAAGACATGCCGTGCGGTGCGGGCGAAGTCCGACGCGTTCGCCAAGCCGGTGATGCTGGCGAAGAAGACCAAGCCGCTGATGTACACGGGCCAGGCGGCCGTGAAGGCGAACGCTGCTCCCGGTAGTCACCAGGTCGTGGTGGGCGGAATCGGCTGCGGCAAGTGGGTGGCGAAGGGCACGTTCACTGTTCCCGCGGCGCCCAACTCGAAGGTGGTCAAGGGAACCGTCACCTCTAAGGCCGGGCTGTTCGTACGTCGGCAGCCGACGTCCAACTCGCCCGCGACCGGAACGTACCGCTACCGGCAGACCATCGCTCTGGTCTGCAAGAAGGCCGGGCAGCCGGTCGCCGGTAACCGGACCTGGTACCGGGTCAACGTGCCCAAGGGGTGGGTCACCGCTCGCTACGTGAAGGCGCAGGGCTTCGTGCCCAACTGCAAGTAA